The proteins below are encoded in one region of Triticum aestivum cultivar Chinese Spring chromosome 1B, IWGSC CS RefSeq v2.1, whole genome shotgun sequence:
- the LOC123075804 gene encoding disease resistance protein RGA5-like — MAQLLVSSSAGAMGSVLGKLGTMLSDEYKLLKGVHDDIKFLKDELEAMQGFLLMMADVEKPDQQAKVRVNAVREMSYEIEDTIDKFMLLGESDDSSSMFDGFGKVCKKIMKKIADIKTCHKIAKDIHDIKTQVKEISKRYARYMVNEPSRSKNENFDPRIRAIYKDASDLIGVDGPRDEIVKWLCNRDGESTCQLKVVSIVGYGGLGKTTLARQVYDKLRTNYECRAFVSISRSPDMTKIFSSILSQLRNQEFAQPGDLQLTIELIRTFLQHKRYFIIIDDVWDIHTWQGLNCALFRNDRGSVIMTTTRIYDVAKSCCLSYGDHLVYKIQPLGVPDSKKLFFKRIFGCEEKCPSNLKQVSEDILKKCGGLPLAINTISSLLATGKKEEEWYSVRSSIGFAQGTNSDINTMNYILSLSYYDLPLCLRSCLLYLTMFPEDYDIEMERLVHKWISEGFIHGEDGKDLFEIGETYFLELVNRSLIQPIHISYDGASSCRVHDTILDFLIYMSTEENFCMLLSNHSKSVSRVRRLSLMGNEDQESVEKLDLSHVRSLGSFGYHLECLPSLPKLNAHRVLDLCSCNGLRNYHLKCIGRLFQLRYLNISLTNITELPREIGDLEYLETLDASGAELNELPESVTRLKRLARLFVPKQTKFPDAVGNMENLQEFGYSINTFVQSVKFLEELGKLTNLRKLSIQWDTRELEEASCKGEKLVSSLCKMDECKLRNLHILLYLREGDGFVGHPSIPALNSIRSITLGCGRISWIAQWLISLTNLELLVVNGAEMEQQDVNMVGSIEINLLLLCQ; from the exons ATGGCGCAACTTTTGGTGAGCTCGTCCGCCGGGGCCATGGGCTCCGTCCTTGGAAAGTTGGGAACCATGTTAAGTGATGAATACAAGTTGCTAAAGGGCGTTCATGAtgacatcaagttcctcaaagatGAGCTCGAAGCCATGCAAGGATTTCTCCTGATGATGGCTGATGTGGAGAAACCTGACCAACAAGCTAAGGTTCGTGTGAATGCTGTGCGAGAGATGTCCTACGAGATTGAGGACACCATCGACAAGTTTATGCTACTCGGGGAATCAGATGATTCTAGTTCTATGTTTGATGGCTTTGGGAAGGTTTGCAAGAAAATCATGAAAAAGATAGCAGACATCAAGACCTGCCATAAGATCGCCAAGGACATTCATGATATCAAGACCCAAGTTAAGGAGATCAGCAAGAGATACGCAAG GTACATGGTCAATGAGCCTTCAAGATCAAAAAATGAAAATTTTGACCCTCGAATTCGCGCCATTTATAAGGATGCATCAGATCTTATTGGTGTCGATGGCCCGCGAGATGAGATTGTGAAGTGGTTGTGCAACAGAGATGGTGAATCAACATGTCAACTAAAAGTTGTCTCTATTGTTGGATATGGAGGGTTAGGCAAGACAACTCTCGCCAGACAGGTCTATGACAAGCTTAGAACAAACTATGAATGTCGGGCTTTTGTATCAATTTCCCGAAGTCCTGATATGACCAAGATTTTTAGTTCTATATTATCTCAACTCCGCAACCAAGAATTTGCTCAACCAGGGGATCTACAGCTAACCATTGAGCTAATCAGGACGTTTCTACAACATAAAAG GTACTTTATCATAATTGATGATGTATGGGACATACATACATGGCAAGGTTTGAATTGTGCGCTATTCAGGAATGATCGTGGTAGCGTAATAATGACAACAACCCGTATATATGATGTGGCTAAGTCATGTTGTCTTTCTTATGGGGACCATCTTGTGTACAAAATCCAACCACTTGGTGTTCCTGACTCGAAGAAGTTATTTTTCAAGCGAATATTTGGTTGTGAAGAGAAGTGCCCATCTAATTTGAAACAAGTCTCAGAAGATATCTTAAAGAAATGTGGTGGTTTACCACTGGCCATCAACACCATATCTAGCTTGTTGGCTACTGGGAAAAAGGAAGAAGAGTGGTATAGTGTTCGAAGTTCTATCGGCTTTGCACAAGGCACAAATTCTGACATTAATACCATGAATTACATATTATCGCTGAGCTACTATGACCTTCCCCTCTGTCTAAGAAGTTGCCTATTATATTTGACTATGTTTCCTGAAGATTATGATATTGAAATGGAGCGATTAGTGCACAAATGGATTTCTGAGGGTTTCATCCATGGCGAAGATGGGAAAGATCTTTTTGAGATAGGAGAGACATATTTCCTTGAGCTTGTTAATAGAAGTTTAATACAACCGATACACATAAGTTATGATGGGGCATCCTCTTGCCGAGTCCATGACACTATTCTTGATTTCCTTATTTACATGTCTACCGAAGAGAACTTTTGTATGTTGTTAAGCAATCATTCGAAGTCGGTTAGCAGAGTTCGTCGTCTCTCTCTTATGGGAAATGAAGATCAAGAAAGCGTGGAAAAATTGGATTTGTCACATGTTAGATCACTTGGTTCTTTTGGGTATCACCTTGAATGCTTGCCTTCCCTTCCGAAGTTAAATGCTCACCGTGTGCTGGACCTGTGCAGTTGTAATGGGCTGAGGAATTATCATCTCAAATGCATCGGAAGGCTTTTCCAGTTGAGGTACTTGAACATCTCTCTCACAAACATAACCGAGCTTCCTAGAGAAATTGGAGATTTGGAGTATTTAGAGACGCTAGATGCGTCAGGGGCGGAATTAAATGAGCTTCCTGAATCGGTTACTCGGCTAAAACGACTAGCACGTCTTTTTGTTCCAAAGCAAACTAAATTTCCTGATGCTGTTGGAAACATGGAGAACTTGCAAGAGTTTGGGTATAGTATAAACACCTTCGTGCAGTCAGTGAAGTTTCTAGAAGAGCTTGGCAAACTAACAAATCTTAGGAAACTGAGCATTCAATGGGACACCCGTGAACTCGAAGAAGCCAGTTGCAAGGGAGAAAAACTAGTGTCCTCCCTCTGTAAAATGGACGAATGCAAGCTTCGCAACCTCCACATTTTACTGTATCTGAGAGAAGGTGATGGCTTCGTAGGACATCCATCCATCCCAGCTCTCAATAGCATCCGGAGCATTACACTTGGCTGTGGGCGAATCTCTTGGATTGCCCAATGGTTGATTTCACTTACCAACCTAGAACTATTAGTCGTCAATGGTGCAGAGATGGAGCAGCAGGATGTTAACATGGTTGGAAGTATAGAAATAAACTTATTATTATTGTGTCAATAA